The DNA segment TCGAGCTAGTCCATATAAGAGTCTGCCCACTCTTGGATCAACTTCTCATAAATATTAAAGTCCATTGGTGGACTTAAAATAAACGAAAAAAGTCACTAAactattttttatattattttctGCTTGTCAGAAACTTgttttaaaataattatttaactCTTACATAAAATAATGATATGGTTTCTGCAGTGTATTCCTGCATTATACAAGGTTTTTAGCAGCAAAGGTGAGGAGGAGCAGGTTATTACAGAAGCTTGTGAGCAGTTGCAAATATTAGAGGATGAACTCGAACTCAAAGGCAAGAAGTTCTTTGGAGGTGATAACATCAACCTGGTTGATATTGCTGCTGATTTTATAGCCTACTGGCTTCAACTATTGGAAGAAGCAACCGAAATGAAACTTGTGACAAGaagcaagtttccaaaaataacCGAATGGGCTGAGGGGTTTGTCAATTGTCAAGTTGTCAAGGAGATGTTGCCTCCAAGAGCCATCATGCTTGCCTACTACAAGAATCGATTTGGGAAGATCTAGTCGTTTTATGTTCATTATATTTTTTGTTATCTAAAAACCTGATGTTGTACTGATCATAATAAGGAAAATACTATCTTCTATTTAAACGTCCCGCTTACGGCATGCGCATATAATGtgtatatgtgtgggcgctcggggggcaaaagtgaaagtgcacaaattttaacgttattttactaatttcataaaaataacgttaaaagagaggatggttaatcatgcatcatgtggtaaCATTGATAGTCGAATGACAATGGGGATACATACACTGCGTTTGTCTCAATTGCCGAGCGTTATgtccttatgtccaaggcttgatacaaaccATTATCGACACTACTAAAAAACACGCCTATTTCCGACAAACTGGCTTTTCTCGGAAAAATCTAGTCGGTAAGCTTTTCCGACAACGTTCTGATGACCATTTCCTACATATTTCCAACAAAAAAAGATGTTAAAAGTTCCGACAAAATTCCGAGTAAATTCTGACTACATTTTTCCGACAACATTCCGATGACTATTTCCGACTAGTTTCgaccatttttttttattttcgttttAGAGTTTTAAACGTTATTTTTTCGGTTCCCCTATTTGCGCTCCATAACTATACAtgaaatgtttttttattttaccaACTTATATGTATTATACATATACGGACGCCTGTGTGTACTATCGGGATCGATTATTTAAAACTTGCTTGTATCACTAtacatgtgtgtgtttgtgtatacACTGACGTACATATAGACACATAGATACAAGTGCACACATTCTCACACAATATATACAATAATTAGAAAACAAAACTATAACAAacgtttttctattttttatttatttaagtttGCCGACCATTTTCTGACCACAtattttttcttttattgtttttttggTCAGAACTTCGTCGAAACTTTCCTTCAAATTTCGGACTATATTTTTTTGGTCGGTAAATTGTCGGAAAATAGCCGCTaaaatttgtttttctttttgttgGTATTCTGTCGGAAACTGGTCGGAATTTTCCGACCAAATTTGTTTTGTCGAAAATTTTGGTCAGAAATTGCCAGATTTCTAGTAGTGCGAGCCgggggggtctcactggaagcagcctctgtGTTCCTACGGGTAGAGCCGTAGAGataagactgtctacatcttaccctcctcagactcTACCTTAGTATGATGTTGATTATGATAATGACTATCTTCTATTTAACATGTTTACAAGATCGATCCATACAAGGCACAATACTATCTTCTGTTTACACGTACTAAGCTAAGGACGGGTGTAAATGAGTTGATCCTAATTAGAGCTCGTGATCAACTCATTTATACCTTCAAAGCTTGAGCTTTTAGATATCTTTTTAAGCTTATTATAAGTTTGGCTTGTTTATTATTTATCaaaatatttaattatttaacaTGTACATATAACTTTTCGTGTATGTAGTAAGCTATGTTATTTAGATACTTTTATCatagttttatatataatattattaaGTATTTTATTATATACTTTTTAtagataaaataaaaattattatatttgtaTACTTAAATCATAGGCTTATTTATGCTGCAAGTGTAGTCAAGTTTGGTATGTAAACTTAAGCCAACAGACTCTAGTTTTGGGCTCAGGTTAAGGCTTGAACTCATTTAAGCTCAGCCATTTAAGTTTTTAGTAGGTCAATCTTAAGAAGCTCCATCACAAGTGAATGAACTCGTTTGAGAAATATATATTAATGAATATCTCATTTGAAACAAACGACAAAGTACATTACAATACATTTAAAATTCTTAATAAGACTAATAAGTTGTGAACCATTAATCAAATATCAATTTGTGCATGATTTAATGCTATAAAAGCTCAGTACTAAAAAACAATCCATGTTTCTTATAGTTTCACATAAAATTCATATTAACCGAAACGTTCTCTTCTAAATGTCAAAGATTAATGCTAAAAATCGCGTTACAATTAATTTGTGCTTTTGGTGCGTTTCTTGTTGAGTCGAAGTGGTTTAGGCGGGTACATCTCGTATTTGATGAACTTCTCTACCTCGACCAGTGATCGAAACATCCTTCCAGATGATCTATGATGGTAGAACTGCATTCAAATGGTTTCAGTTTGTTATAGATGTATATATATGTTCTTTGTAAATAATGAAGCGAGTAATACCAAACCTTGTCATGAGTTTTGTTGGGCCTTTTTCTGGTCTCGACTCTCCAGCCCTCCAGTCGATTATACACGGATAAATGACATCTTCGAGTATCAGTTTTTGAGAGCCTTTTACCAACAAATCTTGGTAGTCGTTGACGATACTGTACAAAATACATGGCTTAATACTagggctggcaaatcgtgtcttagcAGATTTAACATGTCTATGACAACGCGAACAAGACAAGTTCTAAACATGAATACGACTcatttaactattttatatcCAATGTCTATAACACAGTTATATGTTTTATGTGCCAACAAAGACCTTCTAATTCTAATTATTCTtgagaaagtaaaaaaaaaaattgcatggTGTACAGTAAACATGTCTAATCGTGTCTTATACAGGTTATCAGTAGTCAACCCTACTTAATACCTAAACAATTCTTGTAGGAATGTCACTTTACTTCTTGATGGAAACTACAAGTTCCCTTAGAATTCATTACATTCCAATTCCATCAAATCACAATTTCATTAAAACATTGTTATTTTATATTCTGAAAAATTATGCGAACCAAACGACcagtttgaaaaagaaaaaaaaaaggttacCTTGTCCCTTAGGAGAATATAGTTGACACATTCAGTTGGAAGGTCAAAGTGTCCATCAACAAAATGTTCGGTCCACGATGTTCTTAGGCCTCTTTTATGCATTCCTTTTGGACGTTCAACATGTCCTTCATCATGTTCTTGATGTTGAACTAACGTTAGTATCCCCTATCAATCAAAGATGACTTTTAGAACTAAATTAGGTAATTTTTCTTAACTAAAAGTGCCCTTTTGCTCTATATATGTGTGTCTATTAAGTAATAAGACATTAAATTCTAGAAGTTGAAATAGTAAATTTTATCAAACTAGTACAAATTGATATCCAAACTGTAAATTAATTATGCTTACCTTCTCTACAACCAAGATACTCTTTGATGTCTCTTGCCTCTTGAATGATAATGGGATGGTTGCTAATGCTTCCTTGTTTATCAATTATAACCAACAAAGtattaaaacatatatataaaGGCACTCAAGGTCTTAAACATGTGTGTCTTTGTAGCAAGGAGCGATGTTGTATGGGTAAGCGATTACGTATAGTTGCATCTAATATACGCATgcaaacataacataacatgccCTCTTAAGTAGTGACCATTTGCTTACCCCATGCATAGGCTAGGAGTTAGCTACAAAGTACAAAACTCCTAAAAAGTGTAAGAAGTCTATATATGcattgtgttttaatttttatgaatgttgttttagatttttttttatttatttatttatttatttttgcatgGTATTACATAGAAAAACACAAAACGTAGCAATTTAAAACATAATGAAATGTATTATAGGCATGAAAGTTAAAACACAATACCAAGAAAGTTAAtcagtgtgttttaaatttcatgcATAGAATacatttcattgtgttttaaattgttacATTTGGTGTTTCTCTAAATAATACAATGTCATCAAAAGAATCTAAAAAATCGTGCCTAAAATTTAAAACAACATTAAATTTGTAGAAGATACCTCAACCATGTTGACACTTGCTTTTAGTCCATTCGAACAATTTGAAGAGATTTTTGGAATAACATGATCACTCAACATATGGTCTTTCTCATATGATACCATTGGTGGCTAAAACCAAAAATAAGGTCACAGTTAATTATTAAACAACTGAAATGATATTgttagcaatgaaatgaaatgaaaataaAATGTGCATATTAAAcgtagaaaaaaaaaacaaaacaagaaGTCTTACGGATTCATTCAAATCAAGAACACACATATGTTTCTTCAATCGACTAGGGTTCATAAAAAAATCATTCGTAGGAGACGACATTCTTCTGAAAGAATTTAGAATGCAATGTGCAAATGACCTTTCAAATATGTAGTTTAGAACAACAAACCAACTATTTATAATGTTTAGTGGTGTTCTATACAAACTATAACGTATAGAAAAAAGGTAATGTATAATAGGTTTTTTAAATGTCAAGATACATAACCTTCTTTGCTCTCATAATTATTAAGCTCCTCTTGGCTGgtattctttgatttttttttttttttttttttttttttgtttaaagcTTTCCATATCAACCATACAGAAAAAGGCATATTCTGATTCGCATTCTATTATGGTGATTTACACAGAGTGTTTTATGATGAGGGTATATGTGTATGTTAAATAAAAGGTAGGTTTAGACGCACTATAGGTAATGGTTTAGACGTATCGTTGTAATTAATTGCGTAGTATTTTCTAATTTTGAAGCAACATATGCATGTAAAGTTGTAACACTAACTCTCCTGAGAAACCGAAGAGTCGCCGGAGTGCTATCGGAGTTTGCCCGTCGAAATAGCGTGCGAGGTCCCGGTAGGTTCGGTTTGTACCTTGCATTCTATCTTGACTTTGCATCTCTTTCACTCGGTCGTCTTCCATCCCTCTGAACACGTGGTAATCCTCCTCTACCCTCTCTTCCCACAGTGGTTTCTGAATCTCTTCGGGGCTTAGCGGGTCTGATATTGATCGCGGCTATCTGAGTATAGTTGAGCTAGATCGATTCGAATCCCATTAACACCCTTAGGGTTGAGTTGCCACTGTTTCGTTTGCTTTTTTGGAGGTGTTAGGGGAGTGATTCTGTACTGTCGGGTGTGGTGGTATCACAAAATGGCTTTGCCGGAAGATGGTGGTGGAGAACATGATTATGGTGGTCCGTGGCATGATGTTCAGAACCGGAAGAGTAACCGGAGTAGGGGAGATGGTGTGGAATGGACCTTTCTAGTGCAGAATATCTCGGATAAAGTTACAAGAAACGTTATGTGGAGGGCATTCCGACCGTTTGGATTTGTATCGGATGTATACGTGGCTCGGAAAAGAGACTCCAGAGGTAGGTGCTTTGGATTTGTACGATACGTTGGCGTGGCGAATATGAAGGAAACACTGGTGTCTATGAATACAGTTAGGATGTTTGATATGAAGGTTACAGTTTCGTTGGCTAAGTATGATAAAGAGCACAAGAAGATTAACTATACCCCTGACATGTTGGGTCGGGGTGAATGGAGGCCGAAAAATGGGAAACAAAGGAACGAGAACAACTCGGGAGTAAATAAGTATGCAGGAGGTCCCCAAAATCCTCAACAGTCATCTGATCAAGGCCTTAAACATGCACCGGGTATTCACGAGGGGAGGTCTTTTGCTGACTTGTTCAAAGAAAAACCTGTAGTAGAAAGTCATGGGACTAAAGTTATTACTGTACAAGGGAAGGGTTCATTATATCCCCTTCATTGTGTTGGGAGGTCAGTGCTCGGGTATGCCAAAGATGTTATGACAATAAGAGAAATGAAACAGGCAATGGAGGATGAAGGTATGACGGAAGTTGGATTATCGTTCGCTGGTGGAGTGACTTATTTGCTAACTTTCAGGGATAAAGCAATGGCCAATATGTGCATGGAGTTATACGTCAGTTTTTTCAAAAAGATGTTCTCAAAATACCACTTATGGTTGGGGGAGGATATCCCTTTTAGCAGGATGGCGACCCTTAACATCACTGGTGTACCGTTCATGATCCGAGATAACACCCTGTTCGATAACATAGGGGGTTTATTTGGGGAAGTAGTAGAAAAATCATCCTTTTCGTGGCAGAAGGAGGATAACTCCCTGGCTTCGGTTAAGGTAATTACGTCCCAAGCGTCCAAGATCGATGAAGCTGTGGTCATTAAGTGGAATAATAGAACAACCGCAATCTGGGTAGTGGAGTCTACTGACCAATGGCAACCAGTTAGGGATGATGATTCAGTGTTGGATTCCCAGGATAATGGTTGTGAGTCAAACTCGGATTCAGACATGGAGTCGGAAGAAGTGGAGTTAGAAGATATGGAGGATTTGGAGGAGGGAGAGCTAAGGCAAGGAATGGAGAACGTAGATCGGAGTCAGGATGTTGATCGGAGGAATGATCGGCCGGAAGATGCTCCGGTAATCGGAGATCAAACAGTTGGAAATCAAGAGTCGTTGGAAGCCCAAGGGACTGGGGGTGTTAATGCAGACGTGGGTATTCATGACGTGCATGGGGAAGAGCTGGGGGCGGCGCACGTGCGGAATAATGATGAGTCACACGCGCCAGTGTCAGATCAGTCAAACAAAGAGGATTGTGGTGGGCCAAGTGAGGTTAATTTGGGTATGCAAAATAATGGGCCTTTTGTCGCTGGAGTTGATATTCACTGCAATGGCTCAAATGATGGGCTAGATGAATTGGGCCCAATGTCGGCAATAAACTTGGGTAAAAGAAACAGAGGTGAAAGAAGCCCACCCTCCATCGGATCAACACAGGGTCCTTCACAGCGTATTTTTAATCACTCTGGTATGAATGACAGAGAACCTTTGGATCTTAATACTCCTGTTCGGGAGTATTCGGGTATTAACAGTGCAACGCCTCCGATCCCCAAAGAGGGTACTGGTACCCCAGTAGTTCAAACAGGTAACATGGAGACAGAGGGCAACTTTTTGGGAGACGGGCAGGATGAAGATACGAGGATACCGGTTCCGAACCAGGATGTCGATGAAGAGGTAGAGGACACAATTAGGGTTGGGGCTCTCATTGGTGTGGATCTTAATGGTTTCGAGGCTGCGACAGAGATGCTTGTTGTTGATGAAGGTGTTCAAAATGGTTCTCGATGAATTGTCTTTCAATCAATATTAGGGGGGTCAGGAACAGTCGGAAGTCGGAGTGGATTCGGGGTCTCAAAACTAGTCATGGGTTACATTTTATTGCTATTCAGGAAACGAAGCTGCAGGATTCTGATTCGTTCATGTTCAATCAGTTCTGGGGTAGGTCCGAGTTTCATCTAGCTGCGGTTAACTCACAAGGTAGATCAGGTGGTTTGGCTTGTTTATGGTGTCCGTCTTTATTCAGGTGTGTTGATATAGTCCGAAATAGATTCTTTATTGTGATTTCTTGTCATTTGATGCCCTCAGGGTGTAGAATTAATTACATGAATGTGTATGCTCCCAATGATGCTGCAAGTAGGCGGTCAGTGTGGTCAGAAATTTTGGGTGTAAAAAACGCACTACAAGGTTTATGGGTTGTGATGGGTGATTTTAACGAAGTGCGGGACGCTAGTGAGCGTATGAATTCTGAATTCTCTGAAGTAAACGCTGAAGCTTTCAATCAGTTTATCCTCTCCGCTGGGTTGGTTGAATTTAACATGGGTGGGGGCAATTTCACATACATATCAGACAATGGGCAAAAGCTTAGTAAGCTGGATCGTTTCCTGGTGTGTTTGGGGTTTAGAGAGCAGTGGCCTAATGCAACAGTTCTAGCTTTAGACAGAGGTGCGTCGGATCATCGGCCAATCGTCCTGTCAACTGTTCAGTCTGATTTCGGTCATATACCATTCAGGTTCTTTAACTCTTGGTTTGAGTACCCGGGTTTTGCTAGCTACGCCGTACAGATTTGCAGTGATTTCTCTTTTTCGGGCCCGGAGGAACTTGCTCTTGCAATTAAGTTGAGGTGGTTAAAAAATAAAATCAAGGCCTGGCTAAAGGAGGAAAAGGAAGTTCGGGAGGGCATTTATGGTAGGAAAAAGAGGAGATTGGTTAGCATCGAAAATTTGGCGGAGGAAAGATTGCTCCTGGAAGAAGAGTTGGCGGAAAGAGCCGAGTGTAAAAACTATGTGGTTGAATTCGACCGTTTAAAGCAACTTGATTTGAGGCAAAAATCTAGGTCCAAGTGGGCCATAGATGGTGATGAAAATTCTGCCTATTTCCATCACATCATTAACGCGAATATCTCTACAAATAGATTGAATGGATTGTTGATTGATGGGGTATGGGTTACGAACCCTTTGGCTATCAAGGAAGCGTTGTTTGAATTCTTTGATCATCAGTTCAAGGAACCAATGCCTAATAGACCGGGATTGGTATGTCCAAATCTGGCTACCATTTCGGACAATGAGGCAGCTATGTTGGAATGCCCTTTTTCTGTGGAGGAAATTAAAGATGCAATATGGGAGTGTGAAGGGGATCGAGCACCAGGACCGGATGGTTTCAATTTTAAGTTTATTAAAAGGTGTTGGTCGGGATTCCGAGAGGATTTCGTGAAACTATTTAACCAATTTTATGAAACAGGTTCTCTGAATAAAAGCTGTACCTCATCCTTCATAGCGTTGATCCCCAAGGTCAAAGATCCGTTGAGCCCGGCGGATTTTAGGCCAATTAGTCTAATTGGTGTGATAAACAAAGTGATATCAAAGGTTCTTGTGAATCGGCTAAAAGGGTTACTGGGAAAATTGATTTCGGAGCAACAATCAGCGTTTATGGCCGGAAGGAATATCATGGATGGTCCACTTATTCTCAATGAGGTGCTCAGTTGGTTAAAAAAGACAAAGAGAAACGGGATGTTCTTTAAAGTGGACTTTAATAAGGCGTATGACTCTGTTAACTGGAGCTTTCTTGATTCGATTATGGCGCAAATGAACTTTCCAAGTAGGTGGAGGGGATGGGTTATGGCCACGCTGTATTCTGCCAGAGCCTCTGTTCTGGTAAATGGGTCACCAACGAGAGAGTTTGACTGTTCTAGGGGTCTACGTCAGGGTGATCCACTCTCACCTTTCTTATTTGTCATTGTTATGGAGGCCCTCACCGGAATAATGAAAAGAGCAGTGTCTATTGGGCTGTTCAAAGGGATTAACATCTCTAGTGAGGGGCCAGTTCTATCTCATTTGATATATGCAGACGATGTGATGTTTGTTGGCGAATGGTCGAGGGCAAATGCTGTCAATTTAAGACGGATTATGAGAT comes from the Helianthus annuus cultivar XRQ/B chromosome 4, HanXRQr2.0-SUNRISE, whole genome shotgun sequence genome and includes:
- the LOC110937969 gene encoding probable glutathione S-transferase; amino-acid sequence: MADEVTLYADGRSPFVCRVKIALNMKGIKYKNMEEDLQNKSGALLNYNPVHKKVPVLVHNGNPILESLVIVEYLDNVWERVPILPQDPYEKAAARFWAKFIDDKCIPALYKVFSSKGEEEQVITEACEQLQILEDELELKGKKFFGGDNINLVDIAADFIAYWLQLLEEATEMKLVTRSKFPKITEWAEGFVNCQVVKEMLPPRAIMLAYYKNRFGKI